CAATACCTTTAATTACTTCGAAGGGCGATAACATATCGTTTTCGTTTTACAGCCGCAAAGCCGATTGTTATAGTAATGATCATGCTGTACTGCTGGATAGGTTGCACCGGTCGCTCTTAACCGCCATTGAAGAGATTATGCCGGTAGACCACAGCGAAATAGAGGCTGCAAAAAATGATAAGTATGCAGGCAAAGAATTGACTGAAAAAAATAAAGCAGCGGGCTTTCAGGGTATTATCGGCAAAAGCCACCAGATGCTCACCGTGCTTGATCATATTGGCATAGTGGCCCCGCTTGATACATCGGTGTTGGTTTTAGGTGAAAGCGGTACAGGCAAGGAACGTATTGCAAAAAGCATTCATTATTTATCGCCCCGTAAAAATAAGCCCCTTGTGGTGGTTAATTGCGCCTCTATGCCGGCTACCCTCATCGAATCGGAATTATTTGGGCACGAAAAGGGAGCTTTTACCGGGGCTGTTGAAAAGCGTACAGGCAAATTTGAACTGGCCGATGGCGGCACCATTTTTTTGGATGAGATAGGTGAGATGCCTGCGGAGCTGCAGGTAAAGCTGCTGCGTGTTTTGCAGGAGCAGGAAATTGAACGTATTGGCGGCAAGGGGCCCATCAAAATAGATGTGCGCATAGTAGCTGCTACCAACCGCAATCTTGAAAAAGAGGTTGAGGAAGGCCGTTTCAGGCTTGATCTGTATTATCGCTTATTTGTGTTTCCGATTATTATACCGCCCTTACGCGAGCGTAAAGACGATATCCCGGTTTTAGCCAATCATTTTTTAGACCGTTACGCGCAAAAAAGCGGGAAGAAAATTACCGGTATATCAACCGATGTTATGGCGCAATTGCGTGATTACCACTGGCCCGGCAATGTTCGCGAACTGGAGCATTTTATAGAGCGAAGCGTATTACTTACCGATGGCCCCCTGATTAAACAGGCTTACCTGCCCAAAATGCAAAATAAAAAGGAGAGCCCCGTTTATGAAGATGCAGCTACCGACCGGTTAAAAACCATTGATGAACACGCACGAGAGCATATTTTGGAAGTTTTAAGGCGTTGTAACGGAAAGATAAGCGGAAAGGATGGGGCGGCTTCAAAGCTGGGCTTGCCGCCGTCAACATTGCATTCAAAAATGCAGAAGCTGGGGATAAAGAAGTGGGAGTAGATAAAATAAATGACTTCTCAAACGGATGTATATTATTAGGCTATAAACCAAATCAACAGGTAAAACCTTAGTTATTCTTACCCGAATGGCTGGCTTTGTTTCTTTTCTTCCCTAATTTATAAATAAATGTTAAATATTTTGATTAAAAAGAAAATATGTCAATTGTTATGAGTATATTGCACACTTATTAACAATAATAAAATGCAAGGAATAGTAAAATTTTTTAATGAAACAAAAGGTTTCGGATTTATCACACCAGATGCTGGTGGCAACGAGATATTTGTTCATTCAACAGGTCTGATTGACAACATTCGCGAAAACATCGCTGTTAGTTATGACGTTGAAGAAGGTCGTAAAGGCCCAAACGCAGTAAATGTTAAAGTAGCTTAATACACTATATAATCATTGTGAGAGCATCCCCCATTCGGGGGATGCTTTTTTTGTTACACTTAATCAAAAACATGGGTAGATCCACAGAAACATTTAGTAAAAAAGAGCGCGAGAAGAAAAAGCTCAAAAAACAACAAGACAAAAAGGAAAGGTCTGACGATCGTAAAACTAACGCTGTTAAAGGGCAAGGTTTAGCAGATATGATGGCTTACGTTGATGGAAGCGGCAACCTCACCTCCGTGCCTCAAGAGCAGGGTAACCGGAAAAAAGTATTGGCCGAAGACATCCAAATCGGTACCCCTAAACAGGAAGATATCGAAGTAGAAACCGTAAGAAAAGGCACAGTAACCTTCTTTAATGAATCTAAAGGCTTTGGTTTTATCAAAGACCTGCAAACTCAGGAAAGCATTTTCGTACATATCAACTCAGTCAGCTTCGCGATCAAAGAAAATGACAAAGTTACTTTCGAGGTAGAGCAAGGTCAAAAAGGACCTACCGCTGTAAAAGTCGCGAAAGCTAATTAACGACGGAAACAGAAATGAAAACTGAAGATCTGAAAATAGAATTACGTTAGCTGACCAAAGATGATTACTTTATCGCCGTTGTTGGTGTTGTCACTGTTGACAATACCAACAGCGGCGCTGGATCACAAGTCATCCACCCACAATACCACCTCACAAGACTTGCGCTAACGACCAACAAAAAATCTTCCGAACACCTGTGGTAACAAATACCAACAACGGAGCGGCTGTTTCTTCCCACGGGTTACGCTATTCCTAAACCCGCGGTAGCTTTTTTTTAAATGACTTCTGTTAATCAATAGTTTATCATTTTGATAATATAATTCTACCAAAATGATAGGCAGTGGTTAACCATCCAATATCGATAAATAACAATTTTAACGTAGATGGGGCATGTATGGTGACTTTATGAGCTTTTTGGCACAGGTTTAGTTTGCCCTGGGCATTACAATAAAGTTAAAATAATGGATTCGTTTTATATCGTACTCGAAATTACCGCTTTAATAGCCGTAATTATCATTCCGCTGGCTGGCCCAAAAAAGGAAAAAGCATCCCCCAAAACAGAAATGAGCGCGCTTGCCGTAAATGCCGATGGCTATCTTGAAAATTTTAAAAGCAGCCCGGAGTATCAACAGCCGGTTGAATAAACATCAAAATATCTTGTTTTGAAAATAGAAGCCTTTCATTTTGATAGGCTTTTTTTATGCGGATAGATCAGCCGCAAACTTAAAATCTTCATTTACATCATCTAAACCCATAAATGGCTTGGGTGTGCCACAACGGGCATTCTTTTGGCATTGGGGTATGTACAGTTATTCAACAAATCCGTGCTGGTAACTGAAATAAACATTTAAAATGGAAGATGAACGAATTATTGTGAGGCCGGCCATCCCGGCCGATGTGGTATTTGCCGACGAGATCATCAAAGAAATGGAAACCTCGGCCATAGCAAGGGGCTCAGGCATTTCAAAAAGATCGGCCGCCTCAGTAATTGAAAAGATCGACGAAGGCAAGGCCATCGTAGCCGTAACCGAAACCGGCGAATGGGTAGGTTTTTCGTACATCGAAACCTGGGATAACGGCGAATTTGTATCCAACAGCGGTTTAATTGTATCGCCAAAACACCGTAACCAGGGTGTGGCGTCCGAAATCAAGAACCGGATTTTTAACCTGTCGCGCAGCAAATATCCTTGGGCAAAAATCTTTAGTATCACCTCCGGACTGGCTATCATGAAAATGAATACCCGTTTAGGTTTCGAGCCGGTAACGTATTCGGAAGTGGCGCGCGAAACCCGTTTTTGGGATGCCTGCAAAAGCTGTGTGAACTATGATGTACTGCAAAATAAAAACCGCTGTAACTGTCTGTGTACAGCCATGTTGTTTGATCCTCAATTAAACTAACCTGTTATGATAAAAACATTAAGCGAACAGCAGCCGGCCATAGCCCCGCCAGTGCAAACGCTGCCCTTAAACCCCCATTTTTTTAGCGAAAGTGTTGTGCTGCTGCAAAAAATGATCAAAACGCAATCCTTTAGCGGTAATGAATCGGCAGTTGCCGATATCATTCACCAGTATCTGTACGAATACTCGGTAAAGGTGCACCGCAAGGGAAATAATATCTGGTGCTTTAATAAATACTACGATGAAACTAAACCGACAATACTGCTTAACTCTCATGTGGATACGGTTGTGCCAAACGAGGGTTATACAAAAGATCCGTTCTGCCCGGAAATAGCCGATGGCAAACTTTATGGCCTTGGCAGTAACGATGCCGGTGGTTGCGTGGTATCATTGATAGCAGCCTTTCTGCATTTTTACAGCTACCATGGCCTGGGCTTTAACCTTTGCCTGGCCATTACCGCCGAGGAGGAAAACTCGGGCGAAAACGGTATTAAATCAATCCTGCCTTTGCTGGGTACTTGCGAGCTGGCCATAGTTGGCGAACCTACGCTGTTGCAAATGGCCATTGCCGAAAAAGGCAACCTGGTTATTGATTGTGTAAGTAACGGCCGCCCCGGCCATGCCGCACGCGAGGAGGGAGATAACGCCATCCATAAATGCCTGCGCGATTTGGAATGGTTTAGCCTTTACCAGTTTCCGCAGCAATTGAAAGGTTTGCCGCCCGTAAAAATGACGGTGACTACCATTAAAGCGGGTTCGCAACACAATATTGTGCCGGGGCGTTGCGAGTTTACGGTGGATATCAGGCACGATGATACTTTTTCGCAAAAAGAGATTGTGGATATTATCAGGCGAAATGTTTCCTGCCAGGTAAATCCGCGTCCGGGTTCGTTGGGTGCATCATCAGTTTCGCCCGAGCATCCTATTGTTAAGGCCGGTATTGCAATTGGCTGCAAAACTTATATTTCGCCTACCACCTCAGATCAGGCCTGGTTATCTATCCCCTCGGTTAAGATTGGTCCCGGCGATTCGGCCCGCTCGCACTCGGCAGATGAATTTATTTACCTCGAAGAAATTAAGAAAGGTACCGGCCTGTATGTAAGGCTGCTTGAAATGCTGCCGCTGATGCTCATCAATAATCCTAACAAATACAAAAATGAAATCAGGCATATTAATAATTGATGATGAGGTTAAGCTAAGCGAGCTGATGGCCCGCATCCTAATGCTTGAAGGTTATGATGTGATCCAGGCACCCAATGCTAAAGCCGGTTTGCGCATTATTGAGCGGGAGGATATCCGTGTGGTTTTAAGCGATGTGAAGCTGCCCGACGCCAATGGCGTTGAATTGGTGCAGCGCATCAAGCAAATAAAACCTTATATCGAGATTATAAACTTAACAGCTTTTGGGTCGATAAGTGATGGCGTGCTGGCCATAAAGAACGGTGCTTTTGATTATTTAACCAAGGGCGATGATAATGATAAAATACTGCCGCTGGTAAGTAAGGCGCTGGACAAGGCTAATCTGCAATACCACATCAGCGAAATGCAGAATGAGGTGGAAACGCAGCATGGTTTCCCGATAGTGCTGGGCAATTCGCCTGCTATTCTGGAGGCGGTAGAGCTGGCAAAAAAAGTGGCGCGCACTGATGCTACCGTTTTGCTTTTGGGCGAAACAGGCACAGGTAAAGAGGTATTTGCCGAAGCCATTCACTACGAAAGCCTGCGTAAAGAAAAGCCCTTTGTTGCAGTTAACTGCAGCGCCTTTAGCAAAGAGTTGTTGGAGAGCGAACTGTTTGGTTACAAAGCAGGTGCCTTTACCGGGGCCCTTAAGGATAAAAAAGGCCTGTTTGAAGAAGCCAGCGGCGGTACCATTTTTTTGGATGAACTGGGCGAAATGAGCCACGATTTGCAGGCTAAGCTTTTGCGGGTGCTGGAAAACGGCACATTTATAAAAATAGGCGAAACCAAAACCATCAAGGTTAACGTGCGCCTGATAGCCGCTACCAACCGCGATTTGCAAAAAGAATCGGAAGAGGGGCATTTCAGGCTCGATTTGTTTTACCGTCTGTCGGGTTTTTCTATTGTATTGCCGCCCCTGAGGGATAGGATAGGGGATATTGAAGTGCTGGCCCGGCATTTTATCAAACTATACTCGGCCAAGGTGAAAAAGAAACAGCCCGATGTAGATGCCGGTTTTTTTAAGCTGCTTAACCAGCATAAATGGAACGGCAATATCCGCGAGCTAAAAAACGTGATTGAGCGGGTTATTATCCTGATGGACGAGCCGGTACTTACCCCCAAACTACTCCCCAATGAGTTTCATAACGGAGGCTATTATGACCTGGTTGCGCTTGATCTGGATAGCGTAGAGAAACACCACATCCGCCGGATATTGAAGTATGTTAAAGGCAATAAGTCTGAGGCGGCGAGGGTGCTGGGGATTGGCCTGGCTACGCTTTACCGAAAGATTGATGAGTATCATATACTGATGAATTAATTGATCATGATAAATCCTCTTTGTCATGCTGAGTAAATAAAAGCCGCGGCCTCTGAAGGATATATGACATTTTCACCTTTGTCATGCTAAGGAACGAAGCATCTTCTTCGTTCTGCATAGCCGCCATGCTTGTCATGGGTAGGAACGAAGGATCTTCTTCTTACGCTGCCGCAAGCGTCCTCGCTTGTGGCCCGTGTTTAGGTCTGCGACTTGATGAGATGGTTAGCTTAGAACCACAAGCGAGGACGCCATAGCCGTTAACTTAAGGGTTAAATCGTTAAAAAGCAGGGGAATTTGCGATTCCCCTCTTGAGAGGGGTGGAGGGGTGTGTTATTCTGCATGCGGCTTATCGCTTGTATAACACACCCCTTCTCCCACTCTTTCCCATCGCGCCCCCTCTTGAGAGGGGATTTTAAACGCGATTAGGCTAAAATATTCGCTTAAGTTAACGGCTATGGCGAGGACGCTTGCGATAGCGTTGAGCAATGACTTTAATCATAAAGTTTTCACACTCACCATGAGAAAATCACCATCTCAAAATGAGATACTTTATCAAACTATCGCTCAACGGAAAATAAAATAAAAATTAATAGAGGTCTGATAATCAAATCAACCACAAAATATTGCAACCACTTGGTATAGCAATTGGCAGGCGTGCCATAATTAACGCAGGCCGGGGCAAATTAAATTAAACACTGCTAACTGCCCCTGTCGCGAACAATTAATATCATATTTAAAATGAAAAAACTTCTCTTATTTATTGCTTTAGGCCTTACATTACTTTTAGCTTATGCACAGGCAAACGCTGCATCTTTAACCGATACTACCGCCGTTAAAGACACCGTAAAAACCAAACCCGAACCATTTGCCTTTGGCGATTTTACTTGGCTTAACGGTAACGACCGCCGCCACAAAGCCCTGTTGGATACCAAATACTTCACCGGTCGTTTTTTGTTGGATTTTAACTATACAGCCTCAAACCATAACCCGGTTGACCATACCGTGGTAGGTTCAACCGCCCTGGCCCGCGATCATGAATTTGAGATCTCGACAGTGGCTTTAGGCGGCGACTTTCATTATGATAATGTACGTGCCAGCGTGCTTACGCAGTTCGGCACCCGCTCAACCGTAGTGCCCCGTAATGATTTCAGCGTTACCCGCGGCCAGTTCGATCTGGCAACGGCTTACCGTTATTTAAGCGAGGCCAATGCCGGTTACCACTTTGATGTACTGAATGGTATTAACGTTGACGCAGGTATTTTTATGTCATACATTGGTTTGTTCTCTTATTACAATGCCGAAAACTGGGCCTATCAGCCATCATTTACCAGCGATAATACGCCATGGTTTTTTAACGGTGTAAGGATCCAGATCTTCGTATCAGATAAATTGAAGATAGAGCCCTGGATTATCAACGGCTGGCAATCGTATGGCATGTTTAACAGCAGGCCGGGTATTGGCGGCCAAATTTTGTGGAGACCAAAAGAGTGGTTACAGGTATTATCAAACAACTATTACGGTGCCGATACGCAGGATAAACCAGGTCGTAAACGCTTCCATACCGATAACAGTGTGGAGGTACGCTACTATAAAAATAAAAACACATTTGTAAACAGTTCGGCCTTTTCTATCACGGGCGATTTGGGTTACGAAAAAGGTGATGGTGTAAACGGTTTTAAATCAGACCCGGTTAAAGGCCCTGAACAATATTTTGCAAGCGCGATGGTGTACCACCGCATGGTAATGGCCAAAGGGCACCTGGGCTGGACGGTTGGCGGTGGAGTAATGAACAACCCCGGCCGTTACCTTGTGCTTTACCCAACAGGCGATGCCAACCCTATTCCGGCCGTGGGTACGGGCAATATCGGCACACATCCATTTTCGGCAAATCCGGGCGATAAATTTCATGGTTACGATTACTCAACCACAATCGATTTAATGCCTAACGATTACCTTACCTTCAGGATGGAAGTGGTACATCGCCATGCCGATGTGCCTTACTTTGCCGGTCACGGTGGTGTTACATCGCCGGATGGTTACAATACCACACCACTTGGCGGTACTAATTTTGTACCTGATCTGGTAAACTCAGAAACGAGGTTTATAGCTGCTTTGCTGGTTAGGTTTTAAGCCGCGGACTTTTATATAAACGTACTTTGAAACCGCGATAACTTATTCCTTTTTCATTGTGGAGGATAGGTTTAGTAGAGGTTGGAGGCCGGGTTTTGCCGCCCGGCTTTTTTATGCCCTTAATTTCGCCGGATGCAGTACCGGACAGATTGATAAAAGGTTTTACCTAAAAAGTAAAATTTAATCTGCTGATGCATAATGTGCTGGCTTTTTTGACAGGAAAGGCGAAGGGAACAATATTGTGTGTTTAAACATTTTTTTCAATGTTTGCGCCAAAATAAAATAGTATGCCTGTTTAAGGGGGCTATTTAACTTTAATTACAATACATAATAATAAAATGAAAAATTCAATTAAAATCATCATCCTGATGGTGTTGATCGGGATGCAGGCAGGAAGGGTAAATGCCCAGGGTAATGAAACGGGAATATATTTAACCGCCGCAGATTACAAGGCCGGGAAACTAAGCTATGCCAACGCAACCAACCTTAAACTTAACGGGTTTTTGGGTGGAAGCCGTGTTAGCTTCACCGATCAGGGAAAAAAAGTGAAACTGAAAAAAGCAGGAATTTATGGTTATCGCGTTAACGGTGCCGATTACAGGTACCAGGGTAACCAGGCCTATCGGATCCTGGATACAGCCGGCTTCACCATTTACAGCCGCGAGCGTTTGGTGCCGCAGGGTAAAGGTTATGCAACTACCATCCAATACTATTATAGTGTTGATGGTGCGTCGGTTGTTAATGATTTAACTGTGGCCAATATCGGCAAAAGTTTCGCGGGCCAAACCGAATTCAGGTATAATCTTGAGGGATCTTTCCGCGGAGATGCTGATCTGGCCGCCTACGATAAGCTGAGCAAACAATACAAAATAAAATACCTGTATTTTGAGCAACAGCGCCACGCTGCCCAACAGCACGCATCCATTTAATAAATAACTATTAACTATTTGATTAAATCCCCCCGGTTCGGCATTGTCCGGATCAAAACAAAAGTCCCGGCGCAAGGCCGGGCTTTTGTGTTTAGATGCTGTTAAGGGCCTGCTCCAGGTCGGCAATGAGGTATTGCGGCTCTTCGAGGCCGATGTACATCCTGATGAGCTGGTGGCGCTCATCGTGTTCGTTATACTGATCTTCATTAACTGAGGCTATAGCCGGTACTACCAAACTTTCGTGCCCTCCCCATGATACCGCCAGTAGAATATGTTTCAGGCTGTTGCAAAACGTTTCTATTTTATCAAACGAGCTGTTTTTTAAGGTGATGCTGAATAGGCCGCCGCAACCCTGCATTTGCTTCCGGACCAATTCGCGCTGTTCAAAATCGGGACTGAAGGGCCATATCACTTTTTGCACTTTAGGATGGTTTGCAAGCCATTGGGTAACGGTTTTGGTACTCTCAAAACTTCGCTGTAAACGTAGTGGGAGGGTGCGCAGGCCACGTAGCAGCAGCCAGGCTGCGGGCGGCGAAAGTGCGGGGCCAAGGTTCATAAATTCATGCTCAAAAATATATTTAAGCATTGCTTTATTGCCGGTAAGCACACCTGCTACCACATCCGAGTGCCCACCAATATATTTTGTTGCTGATTGCGCTACCAGATCTACACCCAACGATATGGGCTGTTGAAAAAGCGGGCTGCAATAACTGTTATCAATTAAGGTTGTTATGTTTTTTGAACGGGCCAGCGTGGTTACGCGTTTTATATCCTGCAAATCGTAACAAAAAGTGTTGGGGCTTTCCAGGTAAATCAGCCGTGTTTGTGGCTGTATTGCTGCTTCGAAATTTTCGAAAACTGTTCCGTCGATAAAAGTAGTGGTGATGCCGAATTTGGGCAGCAAATCCTGAAAAAGCTTGATGGTCCAGCTGTAAATATTATCAACTGCGATAATATGATCGCCCGATTTTAATAGCGAGAGGATAGGGATACTGATGGCGCTTATCCCGCTGCTGAATAATAGCGCGTCTTCAGCACCATCAAGGGCTGCCAGTTTTTTTCGTAAAATATTAAGTGTGGGGTTTTGTCCGCGCGAATAAAGGTTGCCCTCAAACTCGTCTTTCATGGCGGTTCTCAGTCCGGCAACATCTTTAAAACAAAAGTTGCTGCTTTGCATAATAGGCGGCGAAACGGCGTTGAAGTACTGATCTCTTTCTTCTCCCAGTTCATTTAATATAAATGAAATATCCATAGTTAAGGTGTAGTGAAGGTTTTTTGGCTTCGTTTTGTAATAAAATAGATGATAAGGCCGGCAATGAACGCCAAAATGCATATTAACGCTGCCCGCGGATTTTCGATAAAAATACTGATGGTTACAAACCAGTAGGTAGTTATAAAAATGATAGGTATTAAAGGATACCATTTCATGCTGTAAATACCTGTATCGTTTAAATGTTTGGTTTTTCTGCGTAAAATAAAAATGCTCACCGCGGCGGTGGATAGGCCTATCGTATCAAAAAACATTACATAACTTAAAATTTTTTGAAACGAACCGGCAAAAAGCAATATAATAAGTACTGCTGCCACAAAAAAGCTAAGCCCAAACTCCTGTACCTGGGTTTGGCGGTTAACATGTTTAAACTTTGCCGGCAAAATCCCGTCTTCGGCCATGGCGTAGTAAACGCGCGGGTTAGCCATAATATTTACATTAACAAAGGCCAGCACCGAAACAAACATCAATAGCGATACTATTTTATACCCCGCAGCGCCAAATAAAACACCTGCCAGCGTAGCCGCCAGCGTGGTTTTTTGCTGTAAGCCGTTAATCCCCAAAACCGAATAATAGGCAAAGTTGATAAGCATATATAATGCTATCACAGTAGCTATTCCAAAAAAAATAGCCTTGGGGATATTGGTTTTAGCGTTTATAATGTCTCCTCCAAAATTTATGGTTTGCTGATAGCCTCCATAGGTAAAAAAAACAGCCACCAGGCTTAGTCCGAACGCACTTATGCCGTTATTATTATGGTATTCAATCACTTTATCTGCCCGCACTATATTTCCTTTAAAAACTGCGGCGCATATAATCAATATCATGCCTATTTTAAATAGCGTAAGCACGTTTTGCGTACGTGCGCTCATTTTAATACCCAGGTAATTTATTATATACAATATCAGTACCGAACTGATGGTCATGATTTTTACGCCCACATCGTTTTGCAAACTTTGCGGCATAATAACCGGGTTAATGTATTCGGCGCCTATTAATGCTACGGCGGCAACCGATGCAGCGTTGCTTATCACCAACACCCAGTTAATCATAAAAGCAAAGGCCGGGTGAAAGCAGAATGAAAAAACCTTGTAAAAGCCGCCGGTGGTAGGGTAGCGGGCACCAATTTCGGCAAAGGTTAAGGCGCCGCACAGGCTTACCGCGCCGCCAAGCAGCCATGCGCCAAAGTAAAGGTAGGGATTGCTGGAGCTTTTGGCCACCTCGGCCGGTGCCGCAAAAATACCCATGCCTATCACCAGGCTTATAACAATCATGGTAAGATCAAAACGGGTAAGTTTGGGCGTTATGCTCATGCAGTTTTCAAATCAATTAACAGGGATAAACACGGAAGTTAAATTTAATATTTTTAAACCACAATTAATAACCCGGTGCTTTGATATACTGCTTGCGGATTATTTATAGCAATAAGGAGTAACTATTCCCGTTTTTTATCCTGTTTTGTAACAATTAATTAGTGTTAGCCTCAAAATAAGGAGGAAAAGGTATCTTTAGCCCTCAATAACATATAATTTGGTTGTCTGGAATTAATTTAACCTGTTTTGACGCAGGGATAACCGCTAATTGAATGGTTAAAAGGAGATTAACAACCACTTCAAATTTTAAAACGTAAATAACCTAATACCTGAAGTTAATAAAATGATGAAAAAAAAGATATCCATTAAGGATATAGCCAAACTTACAGATACCTCAATTACCACCGTATCTTTTGTTTTAAACGGTAAAGGCCGGATAAGTAAAGAGATCAGTAAAAAGATATTGGATGTTGCCCAAAAAAACGGCTACGAGCCTAATCGTATGGCTGTTGGCCTGCGTACAGGGGTATCAAAAGTTATTGGTTTGATAGTTGAAAACATAGGCGGCCCTTTTTTTGGAGAAATGGCCAAGGTAATTGAAGAGGAAGCCGAAAAAGACGGATACCGGATTATATATTGCAGCACCAACAATAACCTGCAAAAAGGCAAGGATATGATCAGGATGCTATCGCAGCAACTGGTTGACGGTTATATTATTACCCCGATGAAAGGCCTTGAAAAAGAGATTCAAAGCCTGGTTGATAATGAAAAGCCGGTGGTGCTGATTGACGGATATTTTCCCGGTATTGATATACCGCACGTATTGGTTAACAATTATGAAAGTGCTTACAGTGCGGTTAGTTGTTTTGTAAAATCGGGCTATAAAAATATCGGCCTGGTTACTGCCGATCTGGGTTTGGTGCAGTTAAACGATCGTGTGGCAGGCTACAAGGCGGCCTTGACAGATCATCATTTAAAAGAAAATAACAAAATGGTACTGAAGGTGCCCTTTGATGTAAATAAGAATGATGGCGCTGCATTGATCAAAGAATTTATCGGTAAGCAAAAGCAGATGGATGCCATTTTCTTTACCACCAATTACCTGGGCACCATGGGGCTGCAGAGCATCCGCGATCTTGGACTTAGCATCCCCGATGATTTGGCGGTGATCAGCTTTGATGATAATGAGATTTTTAACCTGTACCCGCCGGGCATCACCACCATACAGCAGCCCACTTATGAAATAGCCAAATCGGCAATTGATATTTTAATGGAGCAGATTAACAGCCGCCAGCTTGATGCATCAAAAATCGATCTCCAGATCCCCTCGAAACTGATTGAGCGTGGATCGACGGCAGCAAAGATTACGGCTTAGTTAGGGCTGCTTAAATTTAGGCGATAAGGAATTTTAAAACAATTTGGTAAAACGTTTTATTTGTTTAGATTTGAAAAGATTTAAGGTACTGAGTAATCTCCGGGGGAGTTATATTCCCTGCCTTTATCTTCAAATGCTTCATAGTTCTTTTTCCCTTAATATTGTTTAATTAATTATAAAAACGCCTGTTGTTGAAGCAACAGGCGTTTTTTTGAGGTAATTGGAGCGAATAATTAGCAATAATATTACAATATATAGGCCCGGTACCGATAAAACGTTTTATCTATATTTGGCTGTTTCGGCGTTTTTAGCCGATTTTATCTTAATCGTCAATGAAAAAAATTACTATTCTGTTTGCACTGCTAATTTCGGGTTTGTTTGCTGCGGCCCAGGACGTTTATAAGCAAAAAGGTTATGAAGTTACCTTTATCAGCAAAGATCCATCTTTTAGCCCGGCGCTGAAGGACCGGCTTATCAAAACCTTTTTCGAGGTATATCCTAAACTGGC
The sequence above is a segment of the Mucilaginibacter celer genome. Coding sequences within it:
- a CDS encoding trans-sulfuration enzyme family protein, with the translated sequence MDISFILNELGEERDQYFNAVSPPIMQSSNFCFKDVAGLRTAMKDEFEGNLYSRGQNPTLNILRKKLAALDGAEDALLFSSGISAISIPILSLLKSGDHIIAVDNIYSWTIKLFQDLLPKFGITTTFIDGTVFENFEAAIQPQTRLIYLESPNTFCYDLQDIKRVTTLARSKNITTLIDNSYCSPLFQQPISLGVDLVAQSATKYIGGHSDVVAGVLTGNKAMLKYIFEHEFMNLGPALSPPAAWLLLRGLRTLPLRLQRSFESTKTVTQWLANHPKVQKVIWPFSPDFEQRELVRKQMQGCGGLFSITLKNSSFDKIETFCNSLKHILLAVSWGGHESLVVPAIASVNEDQYNEHDERHQLIRMYIGLEEPQYLIADLEQALNSI
- a CDS encoding APC family permease; the encoded protein is MSITPKLTRFDLTMIVISLVIGMGIFAAPAEVAKSSSNPYLYFGAWLLGGAVSLCGALTFAEIGARYPTTGGFYKVFSFCFHPAFAFMINWVLVISNAASVAAVALIGAEYINPVIMPQSLQNDVGVKIMTISSVLILYIINYLGIKMSARTQNVLTLFKIGMILIICAAVFKGNIVRADKVIEYHNNNGISAFGLSLVAVFFTYGGYQQTINFGGDIINAKTNIPKAIFFGIATVIALYMLINFAYYSVLGINGLQQKTTLAATLAGVLFGAAGYKIVSLLMFVSVLAFVNVNIMANPRVYYAMAEDGILPAKFKHVNRQTQVQEFGLSFFVAAVLIILLFAGSFQKILSYVMFFDTIGLSTAAVSIFILRRKTKHLNDTGIYSMKWYPLIPIIFITTYWFVTISIFIENPRAALICILAFIAGLIIYFITKRSQKTFTTP
- a CDS encoding outer membrane beta-barrel protein, which encodes MKKLLLFIALGLTLLLAYAQANAASLTDTTAVKDTVKTKPEPFAFGDFTWLNGNDRRHKALLDTKYFTGRFLLDFNYTASNHNPVDHTVVGSTALARDHEFEISTVALGGDFHYDNVRASVLTQFGTRSTVVPRNDFSVTRGQFDLATAYRYLSEANAGYHFDVLNGINVDAGIFMSYIGLFSYYNAENWAYQPSFTSDNTPWFFNGVRIQIFVSDKLKIEPWIINGWQSYGMFNSRPGIGGQILWRPKEWLQVLSNNYYGADTQDKPGRKRFHTDNSVEVRYYKNKNTFVNSSAFSITGDLGYEKGDGVNGFKSDPVKGPEQYFASAMVYHRMVMAKGHLGWTVGGGVMNNPGRYLVLYPTGDANPIPAVGTGNIGTHPFSANPGDKFHGYDYSTTIDLMPNDYLTFRMEVVHRHADVPYFAGHGGVTSPDGYNTTPLGGTNFVPDLVNSETRFIAALLVRF
- a CDS encoding LacI family DNA-binding transcriptional regulator produces the protein MMKKKISIKDIAKLTDTSITTVSFVLNGKGRISKEISKKILDVAQKNGYEPNRMAVGLRTGVSKVIGLIVENIGGPFFGEMAKVIEEEAEKDGYRIIYCSTNNNLQKGKDMIRMLSQQLVDGYIITPMKGLEKEIQSLVDNEKPVVLIDGYFPGIDIPHVLVNNYESAYSAVSCFVKSGYKNIGLVTADLGLVQLNDRVAGYKAALTDHHLKENNKMVLKVPFDVNKNDGAALIKEFIGKQKQMDAIFFTTNYLGTMGLQSIRDLGLSIPDDLAVISFDDNEIFNLYPPGITTIQQPTYEIAKSAIDILMEQINSRQLDASKIDLQIPSKLIERGSTAAKITA